In Spodoptera frugiperda isolate SF20-4 chromosome 1, AGI-APGP_CSIRO_Sfru_2.0, whole genome shotgun sequence, the following are encoded in one genomic region:
- the LOC118273151 gene encoding COP9 signalosome complex subunit 8, whose protein sequence is MITNFDKLCGDLEKQELEAPTGIASPSTYAQLLAIYLYQNDLCNAKFLWKRIPQNITSSNPEISAIWAVGQKLWKKDLPGTYQALAAFNWTEPVANIIRALEDNIRERTFNLIGRSYSSISIDTVVSMTGLSKDAVLHVCRDRKWMLNEDGVTVSPTPPTQPAPLHTSSEDQLFKLTEFVSFLEN, encoded by the exons ATGATTACTAACTTTGATAAACTCTGTGGAGATCTAGAAAAGCAAGAATTGGAG GCTCCTACCGGTATAGCATCTCCTTCTACGTATGCACAACTATTGGCAATATATTTATACCAAAACGACTT ATGTAATGCAAAATTCCTGTGGAAGAGAATCCCCCAAAACATAACTAGTAGTAACCCAGAAATATCCGCAATATGGGCGGTGGGCCAGAAGTTATGGAAAAAGGACCTACCTGGTACTTACCAGGCTCTAGCAGCTTTCAACTGGACTGAACCCGTTGCTAATATCATCCGAGCTTTAGAAG ATAACATAAGGGAGCGCACATTCAACCTGATTGGTCGCTCATACAGCTCAATATCAATTGACACTGTAGTCTCCATGACCGGCTTGAGCAAAGACGCAGTCCTACATGTCTGCAGAGACCGCAAATGGATGTTGAATGAAGATGGCGTCACCGTCAGCCCCACACCACCCACCCAGCCCGCACCACTCCACACATCCAGTGAAGACCAGCTGTTCAAGTTAACTGAATTTGTTTCTTTCTTAGAAAATTAA